One window of Desulfarculus baarsii DSM 2075 genomic DNA carries:
- a CDS encoding LysM peptidoglycan-binding domain-containing protein: protein MTDKPAPAPELPTTYTVEKCDDLWSISAKPQIYGDALLWPLLVDANSDKIKNPNKLSVGMVLSIPRDVSDADKTAARAKAAKFPKYVPPAGAKRYCPPK, encoded by the coding sequence GTGACCGACAAACCGGCCCCGGCCCCCGAACTGCCCACCACCTACACCGTGGAGAAGTGCGACGACTTGTGGAGCATCAGCGCCAAACCCCAGATCTACGGCGACGCGTTGCTGTGGCCTCTGCTGGTTGACGCCAACTCCGACAAGATCAAGAACCCCAACAAGCTGTCGGTGGGCATGGTGCTTAGCATCCCCCGCGACGTGAGCGACGCCGACAAGACCGCCGCCCGCGCCAAGGCCGCCAAGTTCCCGAAATACGTGCCGCCGGCGGGCGCCAAGCGGTACTGCCCCCCCAAGTGA
- a CDS encoding acetyl-CoA carboxylase biotin carboxyl carrier protein subunit: MAEVRAPMGGKVIKIAVKVGDKINADDEVVVLEAMKMEMPILSEEGGTVAEIKIEAGQTVEADQVLIVLS; the protein is encoded by the coding sequence TTGGCTGAAGTCAGAGCGCCCATGGGTGGCAAGGTTATCAAGATCGCGGTCAAGGTCGGCGACAAGATCAACGCCGACGACGAAGTAGTGGTGCTCGAGGCCATGAAGATGGAAATGCCCATCCTCTCCGAGGAGGGCGGCACTGTCGCCGAGATCAAGATCGAGGCCGGTCAGACCGTCGAGGCCGATCAGGTGCTGATCGTCTTGAGCTGA
- a CDS encoding acyl-CoA carboxylase subunit beta, which yields MTNSEAPTTKSKLEELERRNQEALLGGGEERIKAQHAKGKLTARERIDQLLDEGTFQEFDRFVVHRCHDFDMDKQKIPGDGVVTGFGKIDGRPVFLFSQDFTVFGGSLSGPFGEKVCKIMDLAVKAGAPVIGLNDSGGARIQEGVVSLASYGEIFRRNVLSSGVVPQISAIMGPCAGGAVYSPAITDFIFMVDQNSYMHITGPQVIKTVTGEDVTSETVGGAKVHNTKSGVAQFMAKDGKECLAQVRQLLSYLPSNWEQKPPYLATGDDPRRTCPELDQIIPDNPKSPYNMKQLIKTVVDQGTFFEAAKHWAKNMITAFARMGGNAVGIVANNPMHMAGCLDIDASRKCARFVRFCDAFNIPVVTFVDVPGFLPGVQQEYGGIITHGSKVIYAYCEATVPLITIITRKAYGGAYDVMGSKHHGADVNFAFPTAEIAVMGPEGAVNIVFRKQLNDATDKAAAYAELVADYRKNIASPYRAAELGYIDEIIMPHSTRAKVIQALEALKGKRTFRPVRRHGNVPL from the coding sequence GTGACGAACTCAGAGGCCCCTACCACCAAAAGCAAGCTGGAAGAGCTGGAGCGCCGTAATCAAGAGGCGCTTTTGGGCGGTGGCGAGGAACGCATCAAGGCGCAGCACGCCAAAGGCAAACTCACCGCCCGCGAGCGGATCGACCAACTGCTCGACGAGGGCACGTTCCAGGAGTTCGACCGCTTCGTGGTGCACCGCTGCCACGATTTCGACATGGACAAGCAGAAGATCCCCGGCGATGGCGTGGTCACCGGCTTCGGCAAGATCGACGGCCGGCCGGTGTTCCTGTTCAGCCAGGACTTCACGGTCTTTGGCGGCTCGCTTTCCGGCCCGTTTGGCGAAAAGGTCTGCAAGATCATGGACCTGGCCGTCAAGGCCGGCGCGCCGGTCATCGGCCTCAACGACTCGGGCGGCGCGCGCATCCAGGAGGGCGTGGTCTCGCTGGCCTCCTATGGCGAGATCTTCCGGCGCAACGTGCTCAGCTCGGGCGTGGTGCCCCAGATCAGCGCCATCATGGGCCCCTGCGCCGGCGGCGCGGTCTATTCGCCGGCCATCACCGACTTTATTTTCATGGTCGATCAGAACAGCTACATGCACATCACCGGCCCCCAGGTGATCAAGACCGTCACCGGCGAGGACGTCACCAGCGAGACCGTCGGCGGGGCCAAGGTGCACAACACCAAGAGCGGCGTGGCCCAGTTCATGGCCAAGGACGGCAAGGAATGCCTGGCCCAGGTGCGCCAATTGCTTAGCTATCTGCCATCAAACTGGGAACAGAAGCCGCCCTACCTGGCCACCGGTGATGACCCCCGCCGCACCTGCCCCGAACTCGACCAGATCATCCCCGACAACCCCAAGAGCCCCTACAACATGAAGCAGCTCATCAAGACGGTTGTCGACCAGGGCACGTTCTTCGAGGCGGCCAAGCACTGGGCCAAAAACATGATCACCGCCTTCGCCCGCATGGGCGGCAACGCGGTGGGCATCGTGGCCAACAACCCCATGCACATGGCCGGTTGCCTGGATATCGACGCCTCGCGCAAGTGCGCCCGCTTCGTGCGCTTTTGCGACGCCTTCAACATCCCGGTGGTCACCTTCGTCGACGTGCCGGGCTTTTTGCCGGGCGTGCAGCAGGAATACGGCGGCATCATCACCCACGGCTCCAAGGTGATCTACGCCTACTGCGAGGCCACCGTGCCTTTGATCACCATCATCACCCGCAAGGCCTACGGCGGCGCCTACGACGTCATGGGCTCCAAGCACCACGGCGCCGACGTCAACTTCGCCTTCCCCACCGCCGAGATCGCCGTGATGGGCCCCGAGGGCGCGGTCAACATCGTCTTCCGCAAGCAGCTAAACGACGCGACCGACAAGGCCGCCGCCTACGCCGAGTTGGTGGCCGACTATCGCAAAAACATCGCCAGCCCCTACCGCGCCGCCGAACTGGGCTACATCGACGAGATCATCATGCCCCACAGCACCCGGGCCAAGGTCATCCAGGCCCTGGAGGCGCTCAAGGGCAAGCGCACCTTCCGACCCGTGCGGCGTCACGGCAACGTGCCTCTATGA
- a CDS encoding acyl-CoA mutase large subunit family protein, whose protein sequence is MSGQNFDESLRKWQAGVDKLLAKRPERKAAFHTISGLPIDRLYLPAAPDDDYMEKLGLPGEFPYTRGVQPTMYRGQLWTMRQYAGFATAAESNKRYRYLLGQGQTGLSVAFDLPTQIGYDADHALAHGEVGKVGVSISSLKDMETLFDQIPLDKVSTSMTINSPAAVLLAMYIAVAEKQGVGPAQLRGTIQNDILKEYSSRGTYIFPPRPSMRIITDIFAYCASDVPQWNTISISGYHIREAGSTAVQEVAFTLANGMAYVQAAIDAGLDVDVFGPRLSFFFNAHSDFLEEVAKYRAARRLWAKIMRERFGAKNPRSQMIRFHTQTAGCSLTAKQPKNNIMRVAFQAMSAVLGGTQSLHTNSMDEALCLPTQESVTIALRTQQVIGYETGVTETIDPLAGSYYVEDLTDRIEAQAAEYIRRIDEMGGSVSAIEQGFIQREIQEAAYKYQKDIESGERVVVGQNKFVTDEEFVGDRLKVDLSVGQAQAQALAALRAGRDNAAVQARLAALQAAAKGSDNLMPLILDAVRVYATLGEICDTLRGVFGEYQAPMTI, encoded by the coding sequence ATGAGCGGACAAAATTTCGATGAAAGCCTGCGCAAATGGCAGGCCGGCGTGGACAAGCTCTTGGCCAAGCGCCCCGAGCGCAAGGCCGCCTTCCACACCATCAGCGGCCTGCCCATCGACCGGCTCTATCTGCCGGCCGCGCCCGACGACGATTACATGGAAAAGCTGGGCCTGCCCGGCGAATTCCCCTACACCCGCGGCGTTCAGCCGACGATGTATCGCGGCCAGCTCTGGACCATGCGCCAGTACGCCGGCTTCGCCACCGCCGCCGAGAGCAACAAGCGCTATCGCTATCTGCTGGGCCAAGGCCAGACCGGCCTCAGCGTGGCCTTCGACCTGCCCACCCAGATCGGCTACGACGCCGATCACGCCCTGGCCCACGGCGAGGTGGGCAAGGTCGGCGTGAGCATCAGCTCGCTCAAGGACATGGAAACCTTGTTTGACCAGATTCCCCTGGACAAGGTCTCCACCTCCATGACCATCAACTCGCCGGCGGCGGTGCTGCTGGCCATGTACATCGCCGTGGCCGAGAAGCAGGGCGTGGGCCCGGCCCAACTGCGCGGCACCATCCAGAACGACATCCTCAAGGAATACTCCAGCCGCGGCACCTACATCTTTCCGCCGCGGCCCAGCATGCGCATCATCACCGACATCTTCGCCTACTGCGCCTCCGACGTGCCCCAGTGGAACACCATCAGCATCAGCGGCTATCACATCCGCGAGGCCGGCTCCACCGCCGTGCAGGAGGTCGCCTTCACCTTGGCCAACGGCATGGCCTACGTCCAGGCGGCCATCGACGCCGGCCTGGACGTCGATGTCTTTGGCCCCAGGCTGAGCTTTTTCTTCAACGCCCACTCGGACTTTCTGGAGGAAGTGGCCAAGTACCGCGCCGCCCGCCGCCTGTGGGCCAAGATCATGCGCGAGCGCTTCGGGGCCAAGAATCCGCGCAGCCAGATGATCCGCTTCCACACCCAGACCGCCGGTTGCAGCCTGACGGCCAAGCAGCCCAAGAACAACATCATGCGCGTGGCCTTCCAGGCCATGAGCGCCGTGCTGGGCGGCACCCAGAGCCTGCACACCAACTCCATGGACGAGGCCCTGTGCCTGCCCACCCAGGAGTCGGTGACCATCGCCCTGCGCACCCAGCAGGTCATCGGCTACGAGACCGGCGTCACCGAGACCATCGACCCCCTGGCCGGCTCCTACTACGTCGAGGATCTTACCGACCGCATCGAGGCCCAGGCCGCCGAATACATCCGCCGCATCGACGAGATGGGCGGTTCGGTGTCGGCCATCGAGCAGGGTTTTATCCAGCGCGAGATCCAAGAGGCCGCCTACAAGTATCAAAAAGACATCGAGAGCGGCGAGCGGGTGGTGGTGGGCCAGAACAAGTTCGTCACCGACGAGGAGTTCGTGGGCGATCGGCTCAAGGTCGACCTGTCGGTGGGCCAGGCCCAGGCCCAGGCCCTGGCCGCGCTGCGCGCCGGCCGCGACAACGCCGCCGTGCAAGCGCGCCTGGCCGCACTCCAGGCCGCCGCCAAGGGCAGCGACAACCTGATGCCGCTGATTCTGGACGCGGTGCGCGTCTACGCCACCCTGGGCGAGATCTGCGACACCTTGCGCGGGGTTTTTGGCGAATACCAGGCCCCGATGACCATCTAA
- a CDS encoding cobalamin B12-binding domain-containing protein, translating to MRKIRVLAAKPGLDGHDRGIKVIAAALRDAGMEVIYTGLRQSPEQIVSAALQEDVDVVGLSVLSGAHDYLFPKIMELMRQKGLDDVLVIGGGIIPEEDVPAMKAVGVSAIFGPGANTGDIVKFIQENVKRRLN from the coding sequence ATGCGCAAGATCAGAGTGCTGGCGGCCAAGCCCGGCCTGGACGGCCACGACCGGGGCATCAAGGTCATCGCCGCGGCCCTGCGCGACGCGGGCATGGAGGTGATCTACACCGGCCTGCGCCAAAGCCCCGAGCAGATCGTCAGCGCCGCCCTGCAGGAGGACGTGGACGTGGTGGGCCTTTCGGTGCTCAGCGGGGCCCACGACTATCTCTTTCCCAAGATCATGGAGCTGATGCGCCAAAAGGGCCTGGACGACGTGCTGGTCATCGGCGGCGGCATCATCCCCGAGGAAGACGTGCCGGCCATGAAGGCCGTGGGCGTCTCGGCCATCTTTGGGCCGGGGGCCAACACTGGCGACATCGTCAAGTTCATCCAAGAAAACGTCAAGCGCCGGCTCAACTGA
- a CDS encoding 2-oxoacid:acceptor oxidoreductase family protein, which produces MKALRFEPLDIVITGVGGQGNVLASQALGMALVEAGYQVTVGETYGLSQRGGAVMSQVRVTTGQVMGPVIPANGAHAVVSLEPLEALRVLPDFGNPQVLVLTNNRPLLPINVISGEQKYPPLDELRQALGELSGRLHWLAATDEAIALGAPILANVIMLGGLLGTGLLPVDVELVAQALGEFFPPDKMAANRRALARGMALVAG; this is translated from the coding sequence GTGAAGGCGCTGAGATTCGAACCGCTCGATATCGTCATCACCGGCGTGGGCGGCCAGGGCAACGTGCTGGCCAGCCAGGCCCTGGGCATGGCCTTGGTCGAGGCGGGCTATCAGGTCACGGTGGGCGAGACGTACGGCCTGAGCCAGCGCGGCGGCGCGGTGATGAGCCAGGTGCGGGTGACCACGGGCCAGGTCATGGGCCCGGTGATCCCGGCCAACGGGGCCCACGCGGTGGTCAGCCTGGAGCCGCTGGAGGCGCTGCGCGTGTTGCCCGATTTCGGCAATCCCCAGGTGCTGGTGCTGACCAACAACCGGCCGCTGCTGCCCATCAACGTCATCAGCGGCGAACAAAAATACCCGCCCCTGGACGAACTGCGCCAGGCGCTGGGCGAGCTGTCGGGCCGCCTGCACTGGCTGGCCGCCACCGACGAGGCCATCGCGCTGGGCGCGCCGATCCTGGCCAATGTGATCATGCTGGGTGGGTTGTTGGGCACGGGGCTGTTGCCGGTGGACGTCGAGCTGGTCGCCCAGGCCTTGGGCGAATTTTTCCCGCCCGACAAGATGGCGGCCAACCGCCGGGCCCTGGCCCGGGGCATGGCGCTGGTGGCCGGCTAA
- a CDS encoding thiamine pyrophosphate-dependent enzyme: MPDLTKLAAGQTVLLQGNEAIARGALEAGVQFAAAYPGNPSSEILQCLADSAQSAGIHAEWSTNEKVALESAAAASFCGLRAMASMKQNGVNVAQDFICNLTISGVGTGGLVLITADDPSGISSTNEQDARFIARLACLPLLEPSTPDECRRMIKFAFELSEAIQNIVVFRSLSRLSHTRGNVAPGPLPGQKRAPHWRTGQNFITMPVMPKHQIMLDKLAKAGQIMAESPFNPYDGPARPELVIIASGSSWLYASEARQAMGLEDRVGLQKLGGTWPLPEALLLERLAASPAVLFAEEIDPIIEDQVMALYARHAAELGPKRFFGKASGHTPMIGELSPGRLAQAVGRILDLATPTVAPDYLERARQAAARLVPPREFGFCPGCPHRASFWSIKQVLAADGRDGLVSGDIGCYTLGALSTGYRRVNSVHCMGSGLGVGSGLGQLGPQGFDQPVLTVVGDSTFFHSGLPGLINARWNGADFLLCILDNAATAMTGFQPHPATGQTATGRPGGQISLESVLDGLGVPYRITDPYDLAATQQTIYDALLDKGGARALILRRACALVQNKRGGHPYVMSVDQSVCRGEECGCNRFCSRVFRCPGLIFDEAAGKARIDEVVCAGCGVCAQICPAGAIKAELKDQSRKEAAA; this comes from the coding sequence ATGCCTGATCTGACCAAACTGGCCGCCGGCCAGACCGTGCTCTTGCAGGGCAACGAGGCCATCGCCCGTGGCGCGCTGGAGGCCGGCGTGCAGTTCGCCGCCGCCTATCCCGGCAACCCCAGCAGCGAAATATTGCAGTGTCTGGCCGATTCGGCCCAAAGCGCCGGCATCCACGCCGAATGGTCCACCAACGAAAAAGTGGCCCTGGAGTCGGCCGCCGCGGCCAGCTTCTGCGGCCTGCGGGCCATGGCCTCGATGAAGCAAAACGGCGTCAACGTGGCCCAGGATTTCATCTGCAATCTGACCATCAGCGGCGTCGGGACCGGCGGCCTGGTGCTGATCACCGCCGACGACCCCTCGGGCATTTCCTCCACCAACGAGCAGGACGCCCGCTTCATCGCCCGTCTGGCTTGCCTGCCCCTGCTGGAGCCCTCCACGCCCGACGAATGCCGCCGCATGATCAAATTCGCCTTCGAGCTTTCCGAGGCCATCCAAAACATCGTCGTTTTCCGCTCGCTCAGCCGCCTCAGCCACACCAGGGGCAACGTGGCCCCCGGCCCCCTGCCCGGCCAGAAACGCGCGCCCCATTGGCGGACCGGCCAAAACTTCATAACCATGCCCGTGATGCCCAAACATCAGATAATGCTAGATAAACTGGCCAAGGCCGGCCAGATCATGGCCGAAAGCCCCTTCAACCCCTATGACGGCCCGGCCCGTCCGGAGCTGGTGATCATCGCCTCGGGCAGTTCGTGGCTCTACGCCAGCGAGGCCCGCCAGGCCATGGGCCTGGAAGACCGCGTCGGCCTGCAAAAACTGGGCGGAACCTGGCCCCTGCCCGAAGCGCTGCTGCTCGAACGTCTGGCCGCCAGCCCGGCGGTGCTTTTCGCCGAGGAGATCGACCCCATCATCGAGGACCAGGTCATGGCCCTCTACGCCCGCCACGCCGCGGAGCTGGGGCCAAAGCGCTTTTTTGGCAAGGCCAGCGGACATACGCCGATGATCGGCGAGTTGAGCCCCGGCCGCCTGGCCCAGGCCGTGGGCCGCATTCTGGATCTCGCCACGCCCACGGTGGCGCCGGATTATCTGGAGCGCGCCCGCCAGGCCGCCGCCCGGCTGGTCCCGCCCCGCGAGTTCGGCTTCTGCCCCGGCTGCCCCCACCGCGCCTCGTTCTGGTCGATCAAGCAAGTCCTGGCCGCCGACGGCCGCGACGGCCTGGTCAGCGGCGACATCGGCTGCTACACCCTGGGCGCGCTGTCAACGGGCTATCGCCGGGTCAACTCGGTGCACTGCATGGGTTCGGGCCTGGGCGTGGGCTCGGGCCTGGGCCAGCTTGGGCCCCAGGGCTTTGATCAACCGGTGCTGACGGTGGTCGGCGACAGCACGTTTTTCCACTCGGGCCTGCCGGGGCTGATCAACGCCCGCTGGAACGGCGCGGATTTTCTGCTGTGCATCCTCGACAACGCGGCCACGGCCATGACCGGCTTCCAGCCCCACCCGGCCACCGGCCAGACGGCCACCGGCCGGCCCGGCGGCCAGATCAGCCTGGAGTCGGTGCTCGATGGCCTTGGCGTGCCCTATCGGATCACCGATCCCTACGACCTGGCCGCCACCCAACAGACCATCTACGACGCCCTGCTGGACAAAGGCGGCGCGCGGGCGCTGATCCTGCGCCGCGCCTGCGCGCTGGTGCAGAACAAACGCGGCGGCCATCCCTACGTGATGAGCGTCGATCAAAGCGTCTGCCGGGGCGAGGAGTGTGGTTGCAACCGGTTCTGTTCGCGGGTTTTCCGCTGCCCGGGGCTGATCTTCGACGAGGCCGCCGGCAAGGCGCGCATCGATGAGGTCGTCTGCGCCGGCTGTGGGGTCTGCGCCCAGATCTGCCCGGCCGGGGCCATCAAGGCCGAGCTCAAGGACCAAAGCCGAAAGGAGGCCGCGGCGTGA
- a CDS encoding Coenzyme F420 hydrogenase/dehydrogenase, beta subunit C-terminal domain: MPNDPAAPSPQPSLEMLRAQVQDAGLCVACGACVGLCPHLIFLDGRVAAPDACGLIGGRCHDLCPQAIAPGQPAKRRALHAARGQNADEPLGPLLAAFAGRAADESTRRTAQYGGVVSALLGLALDEGVVGEAVVTKADQRGAPQGVRVRRRDQVLAAAGSRYAAGAGLSALNQALAETASHPLAVVALPCQALAAASMSAHPGYPQAASRLKLVIGLFCTLNLSARGLRALLEQAGVAQPVLRADFPPPPAGVFQVTNAAGMAEIPLEQVHQAVLKGCGLCPDLTAELADVAVGAVEGRPGWNTVLARTPAGLELVELARARGVLELEQLTEADLAPLAGAARAKRARGLAAWKERDNA; the protein is encoded by the coding sequence ATGCCAAATGATCCCGCCGCCCCCTCGCCCCAGCCGTCGCTGGAGATGCTGCGCGCCCAGGTGCAGGACGCCGGCCTGTGCGTGGCCTGCGGGGCCTGCGTCGGCCTTTGCCCCCACCTGATCTTCCTCGACGGCCGCGTGGCCGCTCCCGACGCCTGCGGCCTGATCGGCGGGCGATGTCACGATCTGTGCCCCCAGGCGATCGCCCCAGGCCAGCCGGCCAAACGCCGCGCCCTGCACGCGGCCAGGGGCCAAAACGCCGACGAACCGCTGGGCCCGCTGCTGGCGGCCTTTGCCGGCCGCGCCGCCGATGAATCCACGCGGCGGACGGCCCAATACGGCGGCGTGGTCAGCGCCCTGCTGGGCCTGGCCCTGGACGAGGGCGTGGTGGGTGAGGCCGTCGTCACCAAGGCCGACCAGCGCGGTGCGCCCCAGGGTGTCCGCGTGCGTCGGCGCGACCAGGTTCTGGCCGCCGCCGGCTCACGTTACGCCGCCGGCGCGGGCCTCTCGGCGCTCAACCAGGCCCTGGCCGAGACGGCCAGCCACCCCCTGGCCGTGGTGGCCCTGCCCTGCCAGGCCCTGGCCGCCGCCAGCATGAGCGCCCATCCCGGCTATCCCCAGGCCGCCAGCCGGCTCAAGCTGGTCATCGGCCTTTTCTGCACGCTCAACCTCTCGGCCAGGGGCCTGCGCGCCCTGCTGGAGCAAGCCGGCGTGGCCCAGCCCGTGTTGCGGGCCGACTTCCCACCGCCGCCGGCCGGCGTCTTTCAGGTGACCAACGCCGCCGGCATGGCCGAAATTCCCCTCGAACAAGTGCATCAGGCCGTGCTGAAGGGCTGCGGCCTCTGCCCGGACCTCACCGCCGAGTTGGCCGATGTCGCGGTGGGCGCGGTGGAGGGCCGTCCCGGCTGGAACACCGTCCTGGCCCGCACCCCGGCCGGCCTGGAGCTTGTCGAACTGGCCAGGGCCAGGGGCGTCCTGGAGTTGGAGCAACTGACCGAAGCCGATCTGGCCCCCCTGGCCGGCGCGGCCCGGGCCAAGCGCGCCCGCGGCCTGGCCGCCTGGAAGGAGCGCGACAATGCCTGA
- a CDS encoding ribosome maturation factor RimP: MAATDANARDELGRRLMELIEPVVRSEGLVLVELQWRPENAGQVLRLFVDRPAGGVTLDDCSLISRQVSDLLDVEDPIGGAYRLEVSSPGLERRLKSAREYVIFAGRMAKLVIRDDGEKSGNRVLHGRLLGLQGDDVLIEIDGRPTATPLAQVVKANLMVE; the protein is encoded by the coding sequence ATGGCCGCCACCGATGCGAACGCCCGCGACGAGCTTGGTCGACGCCTGATGGAGTTGATCGAACCCGTCGTGCGCTCCGAGGGCCTGGTGCTGGTGGAGTTGCAGTGGCGGCCCGAGAACGCCGGGCAGGTGCTGCGGCTCTTTGTCGACCGGCCCGCCGGCGGCGTCACGCTCGACGATTGCAGCCTGATCAGCCGCCAGGTGTCCGACCTGCTGGACGTGGAAGACCCCATCGGCGGGGCTTATCGCCTGGAGGTCAGTTCTCCGGGGCTGGAGCGTCGCTTGAAGTCGGCCAGGGAGTACGTTATTTTCGCGGGCAGGATGGCCAAGCTGGTCATCCGCGACGACGGCGAGAAGAGCGGTAACCGGGTGCTGCACGGCAGGCTGTTGGGCCTGCAGGGCGACGACGTCTTGATCGAAATCGACGGCCGCCCCACGGCCACGCCGCTTGCTCAGGTGGTCAAGGCCAACCTGATGGTGGAATAA